Proteins from a genomic interval of Paenibacillus sp. 37:
- a CDS encoding AbrB/MazE/SpoVT family DNA-binding domain-containing protein: MKRTGMKRSLDRLGRIVLPKELRDTMGIHIGDPLEFFTEGKELILRKYKSTLCVFCGDLNTDTYFKEQFVCRSCAQDLKLQDNIPQEYVPQIVKIPASPEGIVTDSKQDTYNDFNERASNDYPDLRPKTAIKLKQLKEIIEQQPDLSQQQIADELGISQGRISQLKKILMKGN, translated from the coding sequence ATGAAACGGACTGGAATGAAGAGATCTTTGGACCGACTTGGACGTATTGTCCTTCCAAAGGAATTACGGGATACGATGGGAATTCATATCGGCGATCCGCTTGAGTTTTTCACTGAGGGAAAAGAGTTGATTTTAAGAAAGTATAAATCGACATTATGTGTGTTCTGCGGAGATCTGAATACAGATACGTATTTTAAAGAACAATTCGTTTGCCGGTCCTGTGCGCAAGACTTAAAACTTCAAGATAACATTCCCCAAGAGTACGTTCCTCAAATAGTAAAAATTCCTGCATCCCCGGAGGGTATCGTTACTGATTCTAAACAAGATACCTATAACGATTTCAATGAGAGAGCCAGCAACGATTATCCAGATTTGAGGCCAAAAACTGCTATAAAACTCAAACAGTTAAAAGAAATCATTGAGCAACAGCCCGACTTGTCTCAACAGCAAATTGCAGATGAGTTGGGCATTAGTCAAGGACGCATCTCCCAATTAAAGAAAATTCTTATGAAAGGAAATTAG
- a CDS encoding nucleoside triphosphate pyrophosphohydrolase — MKTSNKLVRDKIPQIIETSGKSYNVKVLSEEEYETALKLKMQEELNEFLEAKDSNEQILELADLLEVVYSFALSQGTTVEELENIRKQKHDERGGFDKKLMLLTVQ, encoded by the coding sequence ATGAAGACTTCTAACAAACTTGTGCGTGATAAGATACCGCAAATTATTGAAACAAGCGGCAAATCATATAATGTGAAAGTCCTTAGTGAAGAGGAATATGAAACCGCACTTAAGCTGAAAATGCAAGAAGAATTAAACGAGTTTCTCGAAGCAAAAGACAGTAACGAGCAGATACTTGAGTTGGCTGACTTGTTAGAAGTAGTCTATAGTTTTGCCCTTAGCCAAGGTACAACGGTTGAGGAACTAGAGAATATTCGTAAACAAAAACATGATGAGCGCGGTGGATTTGACAAGAAGCTTATGCTTTTAACTGTCCAGTAG
- a CDS encoding HNH endonuclease, translating to MSYRFLRVEGKDVEGVYQYEQKADSLFMQGEDVLALKGSRLIVFDAINYRWTQMLENFNHSPRLSKKVRIIDEDQVRRKPLGKFAEFIEAENPEFHCFLCGEKIVTETPAIDHVIPWSYLYSDDLWNLVFAHRSCNSSKSNVIPHEEKIIRLEARNQVLLHRLKESSKLNKHVSELELAIESNIVRKFWIACQG from the coding sequence GTGAGTTACCGCTTCTTACGTGTTGAAGGTAAGGACGTGGAAGGCGTATATCAGTATGAACAGAAGGCGGATAGTTTATTTATGCAAGGAGAGGATGTACTTGCGCTTAAAGGTAGTCGCCTAATTGTATTCGATGCCATTAATTATCGATGGACCCAGATGTTAGAGAATTTCAATCACTCTCCACGACTTTCAAAGAAAGTACGAATAATTGACGAAGATCAGGTACGTCGAAAACCACTAGGTAAGTTTGCAGAATTCATTGAAGCTGAGAACCCTGAATTTCACTGTTTTTTATGTGGAGAAAAAATAGTAACTGAGACACCTGCTATTGATCATGTTATCCCATGGTCATACCTCTACTCCGATGATCTTTGGAATTTGGTTTTTGCACATCGATCTTGTAACAGTAGTAAGTCAAATGTGATACCGCATGAGGAAAAGATTATTCGGCTAGAAGCAAGAAATCAAGTGCTTCTTCATCGTTTGAAGGAGAGTAGTAAGCTGAATAAACATGTATCTGAGCTTGAATTGGCTATCGAGAGCAACATCGTACGGAAGTTCTGGATTGCATGTCAGGGTTGA
- a CDS encoding DsbA family protein, protein MKIEKKRNSLKKGIMVFTFLGLLVVLLMVLLSGFKSKEEFPTFQDVDSKIEVMAGDYKLNKQAYIGDPQAPVKVIEFVDYKCPYCKAWNNDNFDKFKEKFIDTGKAQLYVVNYPFLGPDSIKAAMVGEILWSQNQEAFWEYHHAIYMNQGEERTVWANEKFLLKLIDEYVPHGNSKLVEQSLKKLEGLYEVKEDFKITSINGVASVPTFVVEGDKYVNPSLEQLSEIIESKM, encoded by the coding sequence ATGAAAATTGAGAAAAAAAGGAACTCATTAAAGAAAGGGATAATGGTATTTACCTTTTTGGGATTACTAGTAGTTCTTCTTATGGTTCTTTTATCAGGTTTCAAATCAAAAGAGGAATTCCCCACTTTTCAGGATGTAGACAGTAAAATAGAAGTCATGGCAGGCGATTACAAACTCAATAAACAAGCTTATATAGGTGATCCACAAGCGCCGGTTAAGGTCATTGAATTCGTCGATTACAAATGTCCCTATTGTAAGGCCTGGAATAATGACAATTTCGATAAATTCAAAGAAAAGTTTATTGATACAGGCAAAGCCCAACTCTATGTAGTTAATTATCCTTTCTTAGGTCCAGACAGCATAAAGGCAGCTATGGTAGGAGAAATTCTTTGGAGTCAAAATCAAGAGGCGTTCTGGGAGTATCACCATGCAATTTATATGAACCAAGGAGAAGAAAGAACCGTTTGGGCGAATGAAAAGTTCCTACTTAAATTAATCGATGAATATGTACCGCATGGTAATTCTAAATTGGTTGAACAGAGTTTAAAGAAACTAGAGGGGTTATATGAAGTAAAAGAAGATTTTAAAATCACCTCCATCAATGGCGTTGCGAGTGTACCGACATTTGTTGTAGAGGGAGATAAATACGTTAATCCTAGTTTAGAACAGTTATCTGAGATCATAGAATCAAAAATGTAA
- a CDS encoding AbrB/MazE/SpoVT family DNA-binding domain-containing protein yields MSFVRKIEVEGRLSIPKEFRDRNHIYCGSELIIKTEVDKLILIIPQSNCILCCKNTGSKLIDFKGKIVCYQCLKMVKANSTALERTEELLDKTSRTSNLIKMKKLIELDPEIKQYQIAEILGISRSRVSQMKKSQKTSL; encoded by the coding sequence ATGAGTTTTGTACGAAAGATTGAAGTAGAAGGTAGATTATCTATCCCTAAAGAATTTCGAGACAGGAACCATATTTATTGTGGTAGTGAACTCATCATTAAAACAGAAGTGGATAAGTTGATTCTTATAATTCCTCAATCAAATTGTATACTTTGTTGTAAGAACACAGGCTCGAAGCTTATTGATTTTAAAGGAAAAATTGTGTGTTATCAATGCCTAAAGATGGTGAAGGCTAACTCTACAGCGTTAGAGAGAACTGAAGAACTACTTGATAAGACAAGCAGAACCTCTAATCTGATTAAAATGAAAAAGTTAATTGAACTAGATCCTGAGATTAAGCAATATCAAATTGCTGAAATATTAGGCATTTCTCGATCTAGAGTTTCTCAAATGAAAAAAAGTCAGAAAACGAGCTTGTAA
- a CDS encoding flagellar brake protein, with the protein MIALDALFVDQYVELEDKQGNMLVAQIKAIDSETFRIGSIVVKHRISIPKLVKKEVYIYFAGGSGEKFQFKTCVLSQSRGEPVELQLSIPEDVSILTVQKREFFRVPATVSFKLDVGISDHPMKSYITKDISGGGLSFIKDGHLFEYNSEGLNGLLFIETRDSTHEIPFRGRFVYQNLIESGLQIALEFTDIRESHRDIIIKYCMRVQLQRRL; encoded by the coding sequence ATGATTGCTCTTGATGCATTATTTGTTGATCAATACGTGGAGCTTGAAGACAAACAAGGTAATATGTTGGTTGCACAAATCAAAGCTATTGATTCAGAGACATTTCGAATTGGCTCCATTGTGGTTAAACATCGGATATCGATACCTAAACTCGTAAAGAAGGAGGTTTACATATATTTTGCAGGAGGATCAGGAGAAAAATTTCAATTCAAGACTTGTGTTCTTTCCCAATCTAGAGGTGAACCAGTAGAGCTACAGCTTTCCATTCCAGAGGACGTTTCCATATTAACGGTACAAAAGAGAGAATTTTTTCGGGTACCTGCAACCGTGAGTTTTAAACTTGATGTTGGAATAAGTGATCATCCGATGAAAAGTTATATCACGAAGGATATAAGTGGAGGTGGGCTTTCATTTATAAAAGATGGACATTTGTTTGAATACAATTCGGAAGGGCTCAACGGATTATTATTTATCGAAACAAGAGATTCCACTCATGAAATTCCCTTTAGAGGGAGATTCGTGTATCAGAATTTAATTGAAAGTGGTCTTCAAATTGCATTAGAATTTACAGATATACGGGAATCACATCGAGACATTATAATAAAATATTGTATGAGAGTTCAATTGCAGCGTAGACTTTAG
- a CDS encoding ATP-binding protein codes for MKAFLFKTKQVKIILIIAILLLTILGLLNQTYYNSTREALIYEQVEKMKAEALNISISIQLSHRGGRSLENLIEQNVMSTSLREVTVFDPSIFLKQQRKHQKIGDTEYYDQGILFGTYQYDIEEDYDYVRRAYEGKNDLNFETEMDRKPILKAYFYFHLGYPVIISIVSDISKINNYMVSFLLKIQLLIGISAVLVLIVLGIISRNYTSNKIMALQSEEAAFFSNMDLLFTTVKEQRHDFNNHMFTIQSLIATEQYEELRKFTVEMIGEVTIINDMININSPALAGLIQAKITHATNHNITFSHEISSMQLEFLKSTDLVKIISNLIDNAFDSVKALPEQERKVELTGYLEDDRLLFKVFSSGPPIPEDLIDKLFEKGFSTKKDKGHHSGLGLYIVQRIIKRYHGRITVDSRVNGNTFTISIPIKSKEICSL; via the coding sequence ATGAAGGCTTTTCTGTTCAAAACGAAGCAAGTGAAAATCATTCTTATAATTGCTATTTTACTACTTACTATTTTAGGTCTATTAAATCAGACATACTATAACTCTACTCGAGAAGCGCTAATTTACGAGCAAGTTGAAAAAATGAAAGCTGAAGCATTAAACATTAGCATCTCTATTCAATTATCACATAGGGGGGGGAGGTCATTAGAGAATTTAATTGAACAGAATGTAATGTCAACTTCATTACGAGAGGTAACGGTGTTTGATCCATCCATCTTTCTTAAACAACAGAGGAAACATCAGAAAATTGGTGATACAGAGTATTATGATCAAGGAATCCTTTTCGGTACTTACCAGTATGACATTGAAGAAGATTATGATTACGTGAGAAGGGCATATGAGGGTAAAAACGACCTTAACTTTGAAACTGAAATGGACCGTAAACCCATTCTTAAAGCTTACTTCTATTTCCATCTTGGGTATCCCGTGATCATTAGTATAGTATCGGACATTAGCAAAATTAATAATTACATGGTCTCATTTCTTCTTAAAATACAGTTGCTGATTGGAATTTCTGCTGTACTGGTATTGATTGTACTAGGAATTATATCGAGAAATTACACAAGTAACAAAATTATGGCGCTACAATCTGAAGAGGCAGCATTTTTTAGTAACATGGATCTTCTCTTCACGACGGTTAAGGAACAACGACATGACTTTAATAATCATATGTTCACTATTCAATCGCTTATAGCTACTGAGCAATATGAGGAACTTAGAAAGTTTACTGTTGAGATGATTGGAGAAGTAACAATTATCAATGATATGATCAATATTAATTCACCGGCACTAGCAGGTTTGATACAAGCTAAAATAACACATGCTACAAACCATAATATTACATTTAGTCATGAGATTAGCAGCATGCAACTCGAATTTTTGAAGAGTACTGATCTTGTGAAAATAATAAGTAACCTGATTGATAACGCCTTTGACAGTGTAAAAGCACTACCTGAGCAAGAAAGAAAAGTAGAGCTGACTGGTTACTTAGAAGATGATCGATTGTTATTCAAAGTATTCAGTAGTGGTCCTCCAATTCCTGAAGATTTAATTGATAAACTCTTCGAAAAAGGATTCAGTACCAAAAAGGATAAAGGACATCATTCTGGATTGGGTTTATATATAGTTCAGAGGATCATTAAACGATATCATGGTCGCATAACTGTTGATTCAAGAGTCAATGGAAACACATTTACTATTTCGATACCTATAAAATCAAAAGAGATCTGTTCTCTCTAA
- a CDS encoding 3D domain-containing protein has product MYYRRTKKWLIALAISVPILSGSSLVYILQTEKQQNIGGLQLPKYRVVVMSDNHNTTVDTHAETVGEVLTQLNIRLGNQDLVEPAATVKLTSNTQIRVTRLAKSEKEYEEEIPYTIVKYNDPDLFIGEEKVIQQGIPGKEIVSRSTVLENGQVSLEHERSRRVVHPYTPEVIAVGTRVPEPKVEYNYTDVIENIAATEDDNINQPQESSIVLVENKKKITTIEERPVEYKFILEEVELTAFTAGVESTGKDRGHPQYGITASGATVEEGRTIAVDPSVIPMGWWVYIEGVGYRKAEDTGSAVKGNIIDVFIENLDSAILFGRQKNKKVYVIGPNKPK; this is encoded by the coding sequence ATGTATTACCGTAGAACAAAAAAATGGCTAATAGCATTGGCAATTTCAGTTCCTATCTTATCTGGCTCATCTTTGGTGTATATTCTCCAGACAGAAAAGCAACAGAATATTGGAGGTTTGCAGCTACCCAAATATCGTGTTGTCGTAATGTCTGACAACCACAATACTACAGTGGATACGCACGCTGAAACAGTTGGAGAAGTATTGACACAGCTAAATATTAGATTAGGTAATCAAGACCTTGTAGAGCCTGCTGCGACGGTAAAGTTGACCTCTAATACACAAATTAGAGTTACGCGGCTTGCGAAATCTGAAAAAGAATATGAAGAAGAGATCCCGTACACAATAGTAAAATATAATGATCCTGATCTGTTTATTGGTGAGGAAAAAGTAATACAACAAGGGATACCAGGGAAAGAGATAGTTAGTCGATCTACAGTGTTAGAAAATGGTCAAGTATCGTTAGAACACGAACGTTCACGAAGAGTGGTCCATCCCTACACGCCAGAGGTTATAGCTGTAGGGACAAGGGTTCCTGAACCTAAAGTAGAGTATAACTATACTGATGTAATTGAAAATATAGCTGCTACAGAAGATGATAATATCAATCAACCACAAGAGAGTTCAATAGTTCTCGTAGAAAACAAGAAAAAAATCACCACGATTGAGGAAAGACCGGTAGAATATAAATTTATTTTGGAAGAGGTTGAATTAACTGCATTTACAGCAGGTGTTGAGTCTACTGGTAAGGATCGAGGGCATCCACAGTATGGTATTACAGCTTCAGGAGCTACAGTGGAAGAAGGTCGAACAATTGCAGTTGATCCAAGTGTAATACCAATGGGTTGGTGGGTGTACATTGAAGGTGTAGGCTATCGAAAAGCGGAGGATACAGGTAGTGCGGTAAAAGGTAATATCATTGACGTATTTATTGAAAATCTCGACAGTGCGATACTTTTTGGTAGACAAAAGAACAAAAAGGTATACGTAATTGGACCGAATAAACCAAAATAA
- a CDS encoding tyrosine-type recombinase/integrase, producing MSNPYELEDLYSEQIRAFRIYLKQSGYTASTQKEYMRECLTFLDSLNGSPPQEVGKLHIMEFLNDKQAAADITRNRTLSAIRTFYTALMDFELASKNPAAEVKKSKTEKNKKPVYLEEEDLTESLKFIEGRYRNRNIAIFLLMAYCGLRVGEVHRLNLKDLKKTKGVIEVFGKGRKWNEIPVPDVLLDYLLEVEKERISPYSLREDAFFVSQKGRRLSIRQIQKLVNQTFEAFKKSNPNVSDMKLSCHKLRHSFATMLLKNGIDIRVVKELMGHSSIETTMIYTHVNDEQKKLAMATMNVPLDSIGQSSVYLQETPHP from the coding sequence ATGAGTAATCCTTATGAGCTCGAGGATTTGTATAGTGAGCAGATTCGAGCTTTTCGAATATACCTGAAGCAATCCGGATACACCGCCTCAACACAGAAAGAATATATGAGAGAGTGTTTGACCTTTCTAGACTCATTAAACGGTTCCCCGCCCCAGGAGGTAGGGAAATTGCATATTATGGAGTTTCTAAATGATAAACAAGCAGCAGCCGATATAACACGGAACAGAACTCTTTCCGCTATCAGGACATTTTATACCGCATTAATGGATTTTGAGCTTGCTTCTAAAAATCCGGCTGCAGAAGTGAAAAAGTCCAAAACGGAAAAAAATAAGAAGCCCGTGTATCTTGAGGAAGAGGATCTCACAGAGAGCCTTAAATTTATCGAAGGGCGTTACCGAAACAGAAACATAGCTATATTCTTACTTATGGCTTACTGTGGATTACGGGTAGGGGAAGTTCACCGGTTGAATTTAAAAGACCTGAAAAAGACTAAAGGAGTAATAGAAGTGTTTGGTAAGGGTAGAAAATGGAATGAAATACCCGTTCCAGACGTTTTACTAGACTACCTACTAGAAGTTGAAAAAGAGAGGATTTCGCCTTATAGCCTTAGGGAAGATGCATTCTTTGTATCTCAAAAAGGGAGAAGACTCTCGATCAGACAGATTCAAAAGCTAGTTAATCAAACATTTGAAGCATTCAAAAAGAGTAATCCAAATGTAAGTGATATGAAACTATCTTGTCACAAGCTAAGACACTCATTTGCTACGATGCTTCTCAAAAATGGAATTGATATACGAGTCGTAAAGGAACTTATGGGCCATTCATCAATAGAGACTACAATGATTTATACTCACGTTAACGATGAACAAAAGAAACTGGCTATGGCAACCATGAATGTTCCTTTAGATTCTATCGGCCAATCAAGTGTTTATTTGCAAGAGACCCCTCATCCTTAG
- a CDS encoding ImmA/IrrE family metallo-endopeptidase, with protein MLTTEDLYTIEELAKEKRRMLELGMGPLGDNLFKVLRTLGIQLIQIPFSNEENESDNPLAALYLSSKEEDGYSICYIGLNTTDYWDKQIFALAHELYHHFESSDPFVLCRGLDHSSDIRELKANRFAAEFLLPTEKLIHEIKEKNRGNHDLKGWSTNALLRLIAEVHCDYRLPFKAIVRRLLEAGAISKATLENLLKIDARDPEGIYYTLGANINLKTFQQLNSRTNLFGVEGENLGKLIENYEEGKVSLSELSDDLSLFGKSLDDYKLMEKADSEDDDLALLFEEEED; from the coding sequence GTGTTAACAACAGAAGATCTTTATACTATTGAAGAACTTGCTAAAGAAAAACGTAGAATGTTGGAACTTGGCATGGGACCATTAGGTGATAATCTTTTTAAAGTTTTACGGACATTAGGCATTCAATTGATACAAATCCCCTTTTCAAATGAAGAAAATGAATCTGATAATCCTCTTGCAGCTCTATATCTCTCTTCTAAAGAAGAAGATGGGTACTCAATATGCTATATCGGTTTGAATACAACGGATTATTGGGATAAGCAAATTTTTGCACTAGCTCATGAACTTTATCATCACTTTGAATCTTCTGATCCTTTTGTTTTATGTAGAGGACTTGATCATTCAAGTGACATCAGAGAATTGAAAGCAAACCGATTTGCAGCAGAGTTCCTACTTCCTACAGAAAAACTTATACATGAAATTAAGGAAAAAAACAGAGGAAATCATGACTTAAAAGGATGGAGCACGAATGCACTGCTGCGCTTAATTGCCGAGGTTCATTGTGATTACCGATTACCTTTTAAAGCAATCGTTCGTCGTTTACTAGAAGCTGGAGCAATATCGAAAGCCACCCTTGAAAACCTATTAAAAATTGATGCAAGAGATCCTGAAGGCATTTATTATACTCTTGGTGCTAATATAAACTTAAAGACTTTCCAGCAACTAAATTCCAGAACTAATCTATTTGGAGTAGAAGGAGAGAATTTAGGAAAACTGATTGAGAATTATGAAGAAGGAAAAGTTTCCCTTAGTGAACTATCAGACGATCTTTCTCTATTTGGAAAATCATTAGATGACTACAAGCTAATGGAAAAAGCTGACTCCGAAGATGATGATCTGGCCCTCTTGTTTGAGGAGGAAGAAGATTGA
- a CDS encoding helix-turn-helix domain-containing protein, with product MSISLTKISGIIHHKRKNVRKITLEELSRETNINKDTLSRIENGRFYPSIEQMNTLMEALSFSLKDIEENPDEKKVFLAMMGSATTENERVNFDKMISMMLCLRKHDRLRKSQGEEMTSC from the coding sequence ATGAGTATCTCACTTACAAAAATTTCTGGGATTATACATCATAAACGAAAAAATGTACGAAAAATCACTTTAGAGGAATTGAGCAGGGAGACCAATATTAACAAAGATACATTAAGTCGCATAGAGAACGGCCGTTTTTATCCAAGCATTGAACAAATGAATACGCTCATGGAAGCCTTAAGCTTTTCTTTAAAAGATATTGAGGAAAATCCGGATGAAAAAAAGGTGTTCCTAGCAATGATGGGGAGCGCAACGACAGAAAACGAACGTGTAAACTTTGACAAGATGATTTCTATGATGCTTTGCCTCAGAAAACATGACCGTCTGAGAAAAAGTCAAGGAGAGGAAATGACTTCGTGTTAA
- a CDS encoding S-layer homology domain-containing protein, which produces MVLAMLVFCLPMQVFAEEIGESRLFSVDFSPRVDMNREFNPDVYTYTTSVNTSEKSIAVTPYAMDSNTTIRVNGTVVTNGTPSLPITLDHEITLITIEVQSIDVPSNVKTYVFSVKKTINLDDAGLKSIVVEGATLDHPFSTEKSYYTGRVEATQSYVSVKTTAFNSAITKINGNLVSSSGSLVVEMKTGINTIFVEMTSLNGASKSYTFVLTKPEANNNANIRSILINGKDFAENGSVFVDYVSSNATNLNVVINPSDNFSSINLDGKYVRVGSSTNLNLRQESINVFPIVITAANGITTKTYNLHIIRLGTSNSSTGDVNNNAASGTSYAGNTSLTVDSKGDVVVTDGAGATTTLSRQGSGRLHSVNLDTQAIQKILRSDSKVSEIVVDYSKKTGLNDSLNLNIDSTLTKLLQDRKVKVKLMSINGYATADLTLLRDWNNGGSITISRANIGVNYEDEYIPASGFIRFEYTGGPLGVYNPLDIEIPIYSDADVKLANVYRFDENSGFTLIPSTTEEKVKRSKGVSDGDFIVMNFKKSFTDIKNHWSFKLLDFMSKKQVISGYPDDSFRPDRYVTRAEFTSMLIKAISEHLDTVNVGEEPFSDVNTNDWYYAVVDEGWKAALITGITSDSFGPNQNITREQMAAIAVRAFNQLKTLPEMTTTQANSILGKYNDSKVVSSWAKVDLATAIDHKIIDGLGNNRLASRDLATRAQAATVVYKVLNESIGF; this is translated from the coding sequence ATGGTGCTGGCAATGTTAGTGTTCTGTTTACCTATGCAGGTATTTGCTGAAGAAATAGGTGAAAGTCGGCTTTTTAGTGTTGATTTTTCACCAAGGGTAGATATGAATAGAGAATTTAATCCTGATGTCTATACATATACGACATCCGTCAATACTTCCGAAAAAAGTATCGCGGTTACACCTTATGCCATGGACTCAAATACTACAATTCGTGTTAATGGAACTGTAGTTACCAATGGTACACCTTCATTACCAATTACCCTTGATCATGAAATAACTTTAATTACTATTGAGGTGCAATCCATTGATGTGCCGAGCAACGTTAAAACCTATGTGTTTTCTGTTAAAAAAACGATAAATCTGGACGATGCCGGCTTGAAATCGATTGTGGTTGAGGGGGCAACACTTGATCATCCATTTAGTACAGAAAAGTCCTACTACACTGGACGTGTAGAGGCTACTCAATCGTATGTGAGTGTAAAAACAACAGCATTCAATAGTGCTATAACTAAGATTAATGGTAACTTAGTTAGCTCTTCAGGAAGTCTGGTTGTGGAGATGAAAACGGGAATCAATACAATCTTTGTTGAAATGACTTCCCTAAATGGTGCATCTAAATCTTATACATTCGTTTTAACCAAGCCTGAAGCCAATAACAACGCTAATATCAGAAGTATACTCATTAATGGTAAGGATTTTGCAGAGAACGGTTCAGTTTTTGTAGATTATGTGAGCTCCAATGCTACTAATTTAAATGTCGTCATCAACCCATCCGATAACTTTAGCTCGATCAATCTGGATGGTAAATACGTTAGGGTTGGATCCTCAACAAACTTAAACCTAAGACAAGAAAGTATTAATGTATTCCCCATTGTCATTACTGCTGCTAACGGCATAACTACTAAAACTTATAATCTTCATATTATCCGCCTAGGCACATCGAATTCTTCCACGGGTGATGTCAATAATAATGCTGCTTCTGGTACCTCATATGCAGGGAACACTAGTCTTACGGTAGATAGCAAGGGAGATGTTGTTGTTACTGATGGTGCTGGTGCAACCACAACGCTCTCCAGACAAGGGTCGGGTCGCTTACACTCGGTCAACTTGGATACTCAAGCTATCCAGAAGATACTCCGTTCAGATTCTAAAGTTTCGGAGATCGTAGTAGACTATTCTAAAAAAACAGGTTTGAATGATTCATTAAATTTGAATATTGATAGTACTTTAACTAAACTGCTTCAAGATCGAAAAGTAAAGGTCAAGCTCATGTCTATAAATGGTTATGCTACAGCGGATTTAACTCTTTTGAGAGATTGGAATAACGGAGGTAGTATTACCATCTCACGTGCCAATATTGGAGTGAACTATGAGGATGAATATATACCTGCTAGTGGTTTTATCCGTTTTGAATATACTGGTGGTCCTTTAGGTGTATACAATCCTCTGGACATAGAAATTCCAATCTACAGTGACGCTGATGTTAAACTAGCCAACGTTTATCGTTTCGATGAGAATTCAGGATTTACGTTAATCCCTAGTACAACAGAGGAAAAAGTGAAAAGATCTAAAGGAGTAAGTGATGGCGACTTTATTGTCATGAACTTCAAAAAAAGCTTTACAGATATAAAGAATCATTGGTCTTTTAAGCTCCTTGATTTTATGTCAAAAAAGCAAGTTATCTCTGGTTACCCCGATGATTCATTTAGACCTGATCGATATGTAACACGTGCTGAATTTACTTCAATGCTTATTAAAGCCATTTCTGAACACTTGGATACAGTTAATGTGGGAGAGGAGCCCTTTTCTGATGTAAATACTAATGACTGGTATTATGCTGTAGTGGATGAGGGATGGAAGGCAGCTCTAATCACGGGTATTACCTCTGACTCCTTTGGACCTAACCAAAATATAACTCGTGAACAGATGGCAGCCATAGCGGTACGTGCATTTAATCAATTGAAAACACTCCCTGAAATGACAACCACTCAGGCAAACAGTATTTTAGGAAAGTATAATGACTCTAAAGTGGTTAGTTCTTGGGCTAAAGTTGATCTTGCAACTGCTATTGATCATAAAATTATTGATGGGCTCGGAAATAATAGACTTGCTAGCCGAGATCTAGCTACACGTGCACAAGCAGCGACAGTTGTTTATAAAGTTTTAAATGAATCCATCGGTTTTTAA